In Lactuca sativa cultivar Salinas chromosome 5, Lsat_Salinas_v11, whole genome shotgun sequence, the DNA window aaaacataattttaaaaagataatatttcattaattaaaaatacaaataccATACACTGCTTAACTTAAAATAAAAAACCTAAAAATTTAGAAAATCCGATTAGAAACATAAAACCTACAacttattaaaaaaaacacaccAAACGatcaaaaacttgaaaaaaaaaactagaaattagCCACGATTTGTGTAACGTTTTTCACTTCCTCCTTCATCGTCAAAATTACTTGAAGTTCATCCTCGGTCATATGCGATGTGTCCAAAGATAGTATCCGCATGTCGCTGTCCCTTTGTTTCCGCAGCTCTCTTTCAGAAGCAATTTGCAAAATCTTGTCCATTCTATCTTTTATACCCTTCATGTCGGTCCCCATTTCTTTCAACTCATCTGAATCCGACGCTTTGACTTTACCTTTGCTTTTTGCTTTGTCTCTTCCCATTGGTCGAGAAGGTGGTGAAACTGGAACAGTTTCATCTTCGttcagatcaaattgaacactaGCATCTAATGTAGTGTGGTCGGACTCAGATGTTCTATTGCGTTTTGAACCATTGTCAATATGCTCGTCTGATAATTTGCTACTTTGCCATTTCTTTTTAtctttcacaaaattccaaaCTTCAAGAAACTTAAAAGCCTTCAGGTTTTCTTTTTGATACACTTTCAGTGCTTTCCTTAAAATCACATAATCGCTTTCTCCTCTTTTCCATTGAAGTTTCATGTTGTTATACAaatcattaaacaacatgatttcctTGTTCATCTTCCCCAATTTCGAGTAAACTTGATGTTTTGAACGGTGTTCTCCATGGTTCATTCCTTTATGGAACCTATGTAAAACGCGGATCCAAAAGCAGTCATGCTTTTGGTCTTTTCCAATCGTCGCATTTTCTGAAATATCAATCCAAGATTGTGCCAACACTAACACTTCCAAGGGTTCCTAACATTTTGCCTCCGCATTCTCTTTTCTTTTAGTTGTTGCTCGAGTGGGATGAGTTTTTGTAACAAATTTCGGTTCGGAATCAGAAACGACCGTTTGtggttgtgtttgtgtttgttgaACAAACTCAGGTTGAGACaaaaaatcaaatggattaaAATTTGTGTCGGGTTGTGGTAGTGTTTGTGGTAGTGGTTGTGTCGGTCGTTGTGGAAAATACGGAAGCATACCGCCATAATAGTAATATGGAGGTGAAAAAATCGGTTGATCAAATGAAGGCATTGTGGTTGTGGTGTTTCTGACGGGTGCTTTTTCTTTGCTGGGTCTTTTGGAAGAagacattttcaaaaaaaaaaatggagGAAAAGAGAGTAAAATTGTAAGGATGTTGGTTGAAAGTTATGTAAAAaggataattatatatatatatatatatatatatatatatatatatatatatatatatagagagagagagagagagagagagtaaagtaaaaataaataaataaataaataaataaattcagTCGCAAGGACCGTTCAACGGTCAACATAGCACCAACCAATCACAGCACGTGGTCCTTTCTAGCCGCAGTGCGGCCAAAACCGTAGGAAACCGCACCCATGGGGCGTTGTTTATGGTCCATGTGGCAAGAGTGCGGTTCCAAACCGCAACCCACTCCCATCAGTCTAAATATGAAATGCAGAATCTCCATGGTGTGTGTGATACAGTCAgtccgagctcttccccttggaaccagaagtacctgaaacgtaaactgaaaaccataagcacaaagcttagtgatttcccaaagataccacataccaacataacacataatgggccccatccaatgagatacgggccccgtccACACTCTCATAACGGGCCCCATCCACACTCACAATATGGGCCCTGCCCAATGAGCATACATATgcaagcacatacaagtatcacatagacaatgaATATATCAACATAATCAACAAGGGCTgaacttggtgccttagacccgctaaacccggtgaggaaaactcacctcgaaaagttgaACAAAACGAATGATCCCTGACTGCTGGTCCTACAACCCCCAAGCTATCAATTACCAAATAAAAGCTGATTAACATTTGGGATCTACCTCATAACCAAAAATCCTTgcttggggtaaaaagactattttacccctatcaTAACTTGGTCcaagaatgaaaccctaaatcacaaTCTAAGGGCCCAAAAGTTAAACAatccaacatatggcccaatttccaattgggcccaatccctccaCATAGGCCTTAGCCCAAGGCCTAATAATGTTTCCTTAGCCCAAAGATTCGATTCCAAATGGCCCAATAAGGCACAAGAAACGAAGTCCAAGAAAGTAGCCCAACCGAGGCCCAAACGACGCGAAGCCCAAATCCAttaagtacgctgggcatactcaattgtacactaagcgtacatgttgcatggcttgtacgttgcgcgtactggctTTTACGCTTAGTGCACTCACCCATTAATCCATAATCCCATAAAGCACTTAAATCCTTAAGACCTATGGTTCCAATCACAGATTTGAGCCATATGAagtgtcttaaaccataaagttgtcaacttgaTGGCTTGCATGCCCCCAAATGAACCCAAACCTGAAATATGACAATCTACTTCCATAAAAATGACCAATACTCATGCATGGATGATTCAAAGCCTCAAAgatggcaactttatgactcAAGGATCAAATgaacaccaagagtggcaactctaagctCCAGAAATGACAATAACTCTCAAGATCTCATCTATGGGACCAAAAAGACCCAAAAACTCAAACAAAGAAGATCTAAGCATAAACAAGGCAagttttgagctttatacctcaaatgagtgccaAATGATGAAGATAACCCCAATCTTCAAGCTCAACTCCAACCACTCTCCTTCACTAACTTCTTATTCTTTTTTCCAAGGCACCAAACTACCAACAATGCACTCCACAAGGTGAAGAACACACCAAGATGATAAAGGgggtcgattttagggtttctggacaagAGAGGCTGATAAGGGGCTAACCCATGGGACTTAAGGACATTATATAGATctgaaaccctaaaaattagggtttttggtcctggCCACGTACGTTGTGCGTACCTCTTCGTACGCTAAGCATACGTGAAATGCCTCCGCATTCCATAATGGACCATTACGCCCATCGTACACCAGGCTTACGACCAGCGTACGACCTTAGCAAGCCCACTCAAATAAGGCCCAACACCTCTAAGCCCACACAAATTACATAATTACACAATTAGATAAATgatgaaataattaaataatacctTGGAACCATCGGGCGTTACAGTCTCTACCTCTAATGGATAATCAAGATCCCCTAGAGTGTCATCGAACCTCTTGTTGTGCGCAAGGGTGGCGCCCGGATCAAATATAAGTAAAGTTGGAACACCCTTCACTAGGAACGTCCCCATATAACAACaattatataataaacataaaaatcaaagaaaataatGAAATAGGGTGAAGATACataaccgtaaacacatatgagACTGCGTGAGCTTCCTCGGTTGTCAACTGGAAAGCTTGGATCCTAACCACTGGCACCTCCACCTTGCTCCGGCGGCCGTCGATAATCTGCAATGTCGTCGGAGCGGGTGATACCACTGTTCCCCTTGCTATCAAACTTGGACAATCGACATTTTCATGGCCCcactgattgcaatgaaagaaaatcatACATGATCCCTGGTTGGTGGTAATGGCAGTACAATTTATGTTGAAGTGACCAGTCTTgatgcacttgaagcagccagaaccacccGCCTTACAAGCTCTCTCGTGCGTTCGACCATATCGTTTATACCGACCCCGGCCATGCTGgcccctcgatctcgaatccacAACCTTGGGCTTCTTCCTTGAGCCCTCTGATACTTGCGTCTAAACCAACTTCCTCTTCCTCACAGTCTTTAGATCAATCTCTCGCTCGCGAGCCCCATCTATCATGTCCTCCAATGTCTTGTAGCTAAACATACTCACAAAATCACGTATCTCATccttcaacatatcatggtaccaAGCATTCTTCATCTCATCGTATGGCACATACTACAtaactgtaacatccccctctggcacgtatcacaatattgtccgctttgggccactcggcacgaggacttccaagggggtcacccatcctggtactactctcgcccgagcacgcttaactgcagagttcttatgggatatgctgccctcacggctttaaaacgcgttgtgatagggaaggtatccacaccccttataaagaatgcttagttctccttcccagccaatgtgggatcagatctaacccactactgtgacatccccattttcacggccagaaaagaccgattttgtttatgctttgtttgaaaatcagagtaacattttaaataaaagtgttgcggaatttgtcccaaaacaaagtatgacaaagatttatcaaaagcatttcccaggaaatgtatttcattaaaagacttgggatgtcatgtttgatacagatcaaaagcataaacaatacaatataagccttactacattatttcgtatttacaggcctaaaatccattaatctctcatcccaagacatcacatctatgctcatgcgccactacctgtaatacaagaaactgagtgggtcaggcttgggagcctggtgagcacatagggttttcaacccacaataaataagtttattaatttcatcaaccaacaataacccaataacccgttcccgttatcctcacattacgtccctaaacatcTACCATAAGGGACttatcctaaggattatcatcgggacagacactactgctaaggggattccttagcaataaatgtccttaaggcaaccatgtgggggatggagtacatctggtgagcacacagttcaaataaacacctacaggttgcgagcctgctagtgttccactggactgtctagaatagtccgtggtcgtcatctatactccgctagatgattggatcatcaataacatctataacgaggcctctcattatttcattttatcacacaacaactaatacatctacccatgttttaccccaacattttcgtagatataaaataaatatacagtttaaatcattgaaaacatgtataaaaatgttcatccagcataaatagcaagtattcaggtaatatgcacacatagcacgtaatttatataaaatacttcatatctatgtgtaagatgaaagtaactatgcactcacttgaaaaggtggtgaatccgaactcagacagcgcttcgcttcttaaaaataatttccttcgacgaaacctagtattattaccactagagtttagtctattattcgccgagactaattaatagtctagctattattactattatataagcgttaaacaatacttatatagcccataataatagcccaattacttattataagttcctaataacgttactataattaaataaacgatatattaaaaatagcgtaggcgtagctcacttacagcgggttttatagaaaaccgggctttgcttggagcagcgttcctgagccgAAAAACTCTTCTTCCCGGAGCCATCGAgtactccggggcttccgcctcgtgctagggaggttccctaggcttttcggggggtttcgggactagagagaggttctaaagagagagtaaagagaagaaagaatgagaaaggtgtgaagaaaatgagggtgggagaggttctatttatagggtgaaaattggctgaacttggtgccacatgtcaccatctagtggaaagacttggggagaaagcaatggccaagagtgtgccacatcacccattttcgcacagcacacttccgacttttaaaatctgtaactttcacatacaacctccgtttttgacgttctttatatcaacgcgtaggtaaaaataatatctacaactttcatttttactccatcggctaattctcgaccgatcttaagtttaacagtacaaggagattatactgttaaacgtccgcgtaaaattcataacttttacatacagactctgttttcgtctgtctttttaccgttgagttcctattaatgagatcttcaactcttattTAGGTCGTGTAAGTCAAAAAcctctcgaactaaaattcgagtttcgggtcgtgcactgctaagtcgaatcttagaaaaatcataacttcctcatacgaagtcggatttgggcattctttttatggatgttctcgatttaacatatactacaactttagtttagatcgctaaggctaaaaagtcctccatcgtaaattcactatttacgtctcccggtgtcgtgccggttttgccgtaaaacttcggtgggtcataacttcctcgttataacttggatttcggcgttctttatatcctcggaatccttgtttcgaccactacgactttatgtagagatatcggacttatctcacactttaattttgacgcttatttttatcttttatttattaaatatttataaatacataataagcataaaaattcacataattcacataatactcaaatatttcatctttattaaaaaaaatgttacaatagttgacctagactattacatcatcaaaaatgcttagccctgaaaaccgggcgttacaataaccaacaaggccctctcacGGAACATGACaatgatctccgccacggtcttaGTAGTCTGgcaaaggtcctgaaactccctcgccaactaCTGAACCTCAATCATGGGCGCAAATCAACCCTTAATCTCGTAACAAAGTCATCCCAAGACATCGTCTCAACTGTTTCTCCTCCTAAAGCACAAtacacctcctcccaccaatcatgaGCTCTCTCCTTTAGAAGATAGGATGCAAATCTGACCTTTGACCCCTCGGGGTAGAAGCTAGTCCGAAAGGCATTCCCAATGTTCGCCAACCATTGTCTACTAGAAATGATGTCCTTCATTCCGAAGAACTTAGGAGCCCCACATGCGTGAAAATCTCAGAGAGTCAGAGAGCGTGCACCCACCATAGCCAACATCTCAGTGCGAAATATGCCCAGACGCTCATCCAATATCTCCATGATACCCTCATTGATggtaccaaagatcacaagagtttgctcCAAAAAGTTGCAAGTAATCTCAAAAGAAATGAACTCCCATATATGATCGTCCAAGGGTCCGACTCCCGAGCCCGAACCCACCCGATCCCTCATCAAGACCTTAACCACCTCgggtgaccaccatactgaaaataaaccacaTAAATCATCAGAAAAACACTCGAAGAATCTTACACGATACAGGTCTCGTAGAATCCTCGTGACTCCCTTGAGTCGACTATGAATCTTGTGCTTCCAATAATACGagtccaatactaccttccacatatttCCATACTTTCCTTAAGATTCGTCCTGATTCCCCTAAGTGACACCCTAAATTCCAACACTCCACAATCCTAGTAAACCATGTATTTGCTAATGCTAACTTGACTCTTAGGTTCTCTTAGGACTCCCTTCCcaccactctccaccatcagTTATAGAAGAAACCCATTAACACCCACTAACTACCTTATGAAtataattacatgcaacaaaacagtatcacactacaacggttggaatcaaacaagagttgcgcaatagagttaaaccCAACCTTTTAAAATTATCTAATTCCTGCAACATGTAACCTAGCATATTCACTTGATATTCAACTAGCACTAGTAGTggttcctaaaagcacaaagcaagcaacattcgagcatcgagttcTAACTATAGCACTGCCTAACAGGCCATCCTAACATATCATCAGcaatccatactagcatgcagttctagaGGCTCATATAGTAAGCATACAAATGCATCTCTCCTATCACACAattctgagcagatccttagcccaaaTCTAGCATGATATTCTCATACTCACATACTGAATCAATAAACATGTATGAGTATTTATGGAACACTTACTTGAGATCGCCCAATTGCATTCATCACACCCCTTCTTTCTAGTAGTAATCCTTTTTGAAAATCATTTATTtatgaaaaacttaccaaatcctcagtttgagttcagacacacccgagagtatgttcgaatccctcaaactagggctctaataccaacttgtaacatcctaaaatcatatgtaaaaaatttcatttatagaTCAAACAAAAACCATAaattaatcataataaaccaTCCATAAGTATGTCAATGTGAAAATAGTTATCAAAGTATGATTCCAAAATCAGTGAAATGCTAAACACGGGTGGATATGTTATGATTAGGCTGGGCCCTTCCCATTAGAACtggaagcacctgaaacataaacttaaaccgtaagtgcaaagcttagaaagttttcccaaagtaccacatgcataccatacatacaatgggcCCTCGCCCGACATTAGGCCCCACCCATTACAAATTTTTTAGTAACATGTGATGGTCCCCGCCCATCACATTCATTAGGCCTCGCCTGACATCGGGCCCCTcccggtatacatacaaacacatacaatacATGAAAGAGTCACACAAACAACTAGCATCATAACAATAATcaatgggttggcattggtgcctttggcCCACTAAACactgtgagaagactcacctcaatctgatGATAAGAAAACACATGCAATTTGTTGCTACAACGGCTACTCACACTGATCACATTCCAAACCAAACCTAATCACCATTTATGGTAATAATCCATAACTAAATTGCCAAATCATAATCCCTCTCACAAACTCAacaatcaatacacatacgatatGCACCCCCGTGTTTTGGAACGAGTAATTTAGGTACGGCGCAATGACTCGTGCTTTCTCAAATAAGGCCTTTTTAAGAAGTTTGATCACTTACCGGTGTAACTCATTATATTCTTTGGGATTCATTCTGTAAGCGGGTTTGTTCAGAATACTCGCACCTGGAAAAAATCAATATAATGCTGAATTTCACGCATAAAAGGAAGACCTGCAGGAATGTCATTAGGAAAAATATTGTTGAATTATGAAATTAAAGGATTAATTAATATAGGTGTGTTAAGGTTGTTGTTCGGTTCTGTCACCACAAGAGCAAACAAAAATGGTGGTGAATGGTTCCATTTGTAATCTAAAATTTATGATTTGGAAATAATTAAAGCCTCTGTGGTAGAATCTCTACTGTCAAGAGGAGCTAGTACAATGTTGAGGCCATCTTTTTTGAAGCTATGGGTGTTGCGATAACCGTCATATTTGACTTGGCGGTTGTATTGCCATGGTCTCCCCAATAAAAGGCGACATGCATCCATAGGGATGACCTCACACCACACCTCATCGTTATATTTATTTCCAATAGAAAAATGTACCAAACACCCTTGAGTCATGCGAACAATGTGTCCCTTCTTTAACCATGTTAACTGATAAGGTTCAAGATGGTTTTCAATAGGTAATCCAAGTTTTTGCACCATTGTTGTTGCCACCATATTTTCACAACTACCACATTCAATAATAACAGTACATACTTTCCATTTTTTTGTACACTTCGTGCGAAAAATGTTATTTCGTAACCAAAGGGTGTCGTCAACTGTTTTGTCGGTGGTGGCAGAGAGGACTCGTTGTACCACTAACCATTCCCCTCGACCGGGTAAAAGAACTTCCTAGTCGTCATGGTCTagtacttccttttcctcgtcaGTATCATATTGACATGGTGGCTCATTCACAAAAGTAACAAGTTGCTTGTATGGTCATTCGCGGGCATAATAGCTTAGACCTTGACATTTATAACATCGAGGGATTCTTGTCCTGGTTTGGGTCATCTCCCCTGTAGAAGTGCCCTCAGATCATTTTGCCAAGTGTACCTCCTGGTCGTGTATTAGATGCGCCAGAAGATCGCAATGGGGCCAAGGCATGAGTTGGTATGGTATGATttttattcttgagttgtttCTCTACCTTAAGGGCGAGACGACAAACATCATCAAGGGTCCAAAATTGTTGTAACTGGACGACGTCTGCAACATTAGAATGCAAAGCTCCTAAAAAGCGGGCAATGATATGTTCTTCATCTTCGTCAGCTCCACAACGCATTCCTAAGTGATCAAATTTTGTGATGAATTGTTCTACGAAAGAGTTTTGTTGAGTTAAACTATGATATTCAAAAAAACATCTTGCCTGTAATTGATGGGTAGGAATTTTGCATGAAGAAGTTTCTTCATTTTTTCTCATGTGTCAACCCAAGATTTACATTGTTGAACTCCTTTTCTTTTTACATGATCTCACCACAACGAAGCATACTTATGCAACTTAATGGCTAGGACTTTCACTTTAAGATGACCTAGAATATCGCGGAGTTCAAAAACACGAACACTGCTCAACCAATCGATAAACTCGTCTGGTTGCGCCTTCCTTCCGAATTCCTGAATCTCAACTCTTACGCCTAAAGTACAAAGGAGGTCACTATGATTTTGTGGGCGAAATTGAGGATACGGACAACAACCAAAAGGATTGTCCTCTCTGTCGCCAACGCCATTAATAACGATGTCATCCTACTTGATTTTCTCTGGGTGGTCTTCCTATTGTAGTTCTAATTCTCGAATTCGTTGTTGTAGGTGTTCAATTTCTTCAACATCATGTGGATCTCGTCGCAGACCACCAACCCCCAACGCACCACCTCGAGGTTAGGCACTGCGTTGAGGTCGTCCTCTGCCCGCCATGATCGTGAATGTTGAATCTGATACCACTTGATGGAGATCTTGAAAAAAGAGAACACAACAAATAGAGAGAACTAAAGAAAAGAACACAAAATGGGGTTATGGGTATTAATCGTTGTTCATCAATCCCTCTGGCAAACAAAACCAAAACAATAATAAAGGTCTTGACCAACAATTAAGGAAAGAAATCAAAGTTCCAATCAAACATCAATGagatattatttaattttaaaaattaacataaaataagatctccataaaaaaaaataagaagcgCATGCATTTTGACCTTCCTTAAGGCTGAACAATCGGACCGGCGAATAGATCGATTTGAGACAAACCTGAAATGTAGGTTATATCATATATGGTCTTGCTTTGTATCTTATAATCTTTCCTCCTTTTAGATTATTTATAAATATGTTTATTTGGTGATAGGTTGTTGAACGAACCTTCTCACCATTAAATAGACACACATATTTCTACGAATATGGATAAAGAAGTTAAAGTGAGGGACAGTTTTTGTGAAGAGGTGACCTATTTTGGTGAAAAGTGTAAAATTGGCTTGAATCTGCAAATTACAACTTAGACCCCAGACACTTCTGTAATTTACTTTCCATTATAGGGACAGTTCCGTAATTGGATAAATAATAATCCTGCAAAAAGATAAACAGAAATCCCTTAAAAGTCGTTCTCCTTCTGCTACCACTTCTCTATCTTCAAAGAAGAATCTCTTATCTCCTTTCCTTTATCCAGATGTTTTCGAGTTTCCCTAACTGAATCCCTCGATCCATCTTGTTCGTAGCTAATTGA includes these proteins:
- the LOC111920650 gene encoding uncharacterized protein LOC111920650 — its product is MNHGEHRSKHQVYSKLGKMNKEIMLFNDLYNNMKLQWKRGESDYVILRKALKVYQKENLKAFKFLEVWNFVKDKKKWQSSKLSDEHIDNGSKRNRTSESDHTTLDASVQFDLNEDETVPVSPPSRPMGRDKAKSKGKVKASDSDELKEMGTDMKGIKDRMDKILQIASERELRKQRDSDMRILSLDTSHMTEDELQVILTMKEEVKNVTQIVANF